The candidate division WOR-3 bacterium genome contains the following window.
GATTGTGATCTTTTTCGGAACGGAGATGTCTTTTATGATCCCGTCCTGAACGAGAATATCGCTGAGCCTGTATGCAGAAAATGGCAGACAATTTCTGAAAATGATTTCTTTCAAGGCGCAACAGCTGGTGAAATTGACGATCTTTCAGACATGTCTAAATCCAGAAATTCCTCTTTGTCAGGGGCATACAGCCTCACGTTTAGCAAAACAGAGTGTATTAACTGATCGGAAGCGTTTTGCAGGATATCGTTCAAAACCGTCACTGAAGCGGGATGTTCTGACCTTATGAAAAAAAGAACGTACTGGTCGGCCTCCTCGAGAAAGATATCTTTGTTTCTCAGAAGAATTTCGGCGGCGGCTGAATCTTCGACAAGAAGAACGTCGACGGCTTTTTCACGAATGAACAGGTTGGAGTCGCACAAAAGCCGGGATGCGGTTTCAATTATATAATCCGGTATGTTTTGAAATTTTCCGATTGAAATGATGGCGTTGAGTCTGACGGAAGGAATGCTGTCGCGCAGAAGAAAATGAAGAATAGTTAGATGTGAAGTGTCGGGGGCAACTCCGAGAGTTCTTGCAGCGTTTGATCTGACCCGCCAGTTCCCGTCGAAAGCGAGGTTGGCAGAAGCTTTTATGAGCGTTGTGTCTTTCATTTCTCC
Protein-coding sequences here:
- a CDS encoding HEAT repeat domain-containing protein — encoded protein: MMFTFLFVLSLPIMPVELTPLDSLFVRASVGRFDWLDLNQPARESFAEIGDEEVLDFLCGKLENASAREFGAIIEIFKLMNDRARETVLKLMNDPDEEMRISAVYIAGEMKDTTLIKASANLAFDGNWRVRSNAARTLGVAPDTSHLTILHFLLRDSIPSVRLNAIISIGKFQNIPDYIIETASRLLCDSNLFIREKAVDVLLVEDSAAAEILLRNKDIFLEEADQYVLFFIRSEHPASVTVLNDILQNASDQLIHSVLLNVRLYAPDKEEFLDLDMSERSSISPAVAP